In the genome of Myxococcus stipitatus, one region contains:
- a CDS encoding PrkA family serine protein kinase: MRDAEKGSWVSKIAALQDAKTYAELTWEGSFEDYLEIVRKNPKVTRTAFQRIYDMILSHGKTEYIDNKKKLIRYHFFSDEKFGGKDAIFGLDVPLMKLVNVFKSAAQGYGTEKRVILLHGPVGSSKSTIARLLKKGTEDYSKTPEGAAYTFSWTTDKKLPDGTTVKEKMKCPMNEEPLNLVPREWRSKVYTELAPPESGVTIPDGSELCPACRFVFKDLMTQYHGDFARVMDHVRVNRLVFSEKDRVGIGTFQPKDEKNQDSTELTGDINYRKIAEYGSDSDPRAFNFDGEFNIANRGIIEFVEVLKLDVAFLYDLLGASQEHKIKPKKFPQTDIDEVILGHTNEPEYKKLENNEFMEALRDRTVKIDVPYITKLAEEVKIYEKDFNSRAIKGKHIAPHTLEMAAMWAVLTRLEEPKKHNLSLLQKLKLYNGKTLPNFTEDNIKELRKESIREGLEGISPRYIQDKISNALVSDKGEGCINPFMVLNELEAGLKTHSLISTEDARKRMKELLTSVKQEYEDIVKNEVQRAISADEDAIGKLCGNYIDNIKAYTQKEKVKNKYTGLYEEPDERLMRAIEEKIDIPDSRKDDFRREIMNYIGALAVEGKTFNYRTNERLHKALELKLFEDQKDSIKLKNLVSSVVDKETQEKIDLVKDRMMKNYGYCEICSTDVLNFVASIFARGDAKE, translated from the coding sequence ATGAGGGACGCTGAGAAGGGTTCGTGGGTCTCCAAAATCGCCGCGCTCCAGGACGCGAAGACCTACGCGGAGCTCACCTGGGAAGGTTCCTTCGAGGACTATCTCGAAATCGTCCGGAAGAACCCCAAGGTGACTCGCACCGCCTTCCAGAGGATCTACGACATGATCCTCAGCCACGGGAAGACGGAGTACATCGACAACAAGAAGAAGCTCATCCGCTATCACTTCTTCAGTGATGAGAAGTTCGGCGGCAAGGACGCCATCTTCGGCCTGGACGTCCCGCTGATGAAGCTGGTGAACGTCTTCAAGTCCGCGGCGCAGGGCTACGGCACGGAGAAGCGCGTCATCCTGCTGCACGGCCCGGTGGGCTCCTCCAAGTCCACCATCGCGCGCCTGCTCAAGAAGGGCACGGAGGACTACTCCAAGACGCCCGAGGGCGCCGCGTACACCTTCTCCTGGACCACCGACAAGAAGCTGCCGGACGGCACCACGGTGAAGGAGAAGATGAAGTGCCCCATGAACGAGGAGCCGCTCAACCTCGTTCCCCGCGAGTGGCGCTCCAAGGTCTACACGGAGCTGGCCCCGCCCGAGTCCGGCGTCACGATTCCCGACGGCTCCGAGCTGTGCCCCGCCTGCCGCTTCGTCTTCAAGGACCTGATGACGCAGTACCACGGTGACTTCGCGCGGGTGATGGACCACGTGCGCGTCAACCGCCTGGTCTTCAGCGAGAAGGACCGCGTGGGCATCGGCACCTTCCAGCCCAAGGACGAGAAGAACCAGGACTCGACCGAGCTCACCGGCGACATCAACTACCGCAAGATCGCAGAGTACGGCTCCGACTCCGACCCGCGCGCCTTCAACTTCGACGGCGAGTTCAACATCGCCAACCGCGGCATCATCGAGTTCGTCGAGGTCCTCAAGCTGGACGTCGCCTTCCTCTACGACCTGCTCGGCGCGTCGCAGGAACACAAAATCAAACCCAAGAAGTTCCCGCAGACGGACATCGACGAGGTCATCCTCGGCCACACCAACGAGCCCGAGTACAAGAAGCTCGAGAACAACGAGTTCATGGAGGCCCTGAGGGACCGCACCGTCAAGATTGACGTGCCGTACATCACCAAGCTGGCCGAGGAGGTGAAGATCTACGAGAAGGACTTCAACTCCCGCGCCATCAAGGGCAAGCACATCGCGCCCCACACGCTGGAGATGGCCGCCATGTGGGCCGTGCTCACGCGCCTGGAAGAGCCCAAGAAGCACAACCTGTCGCTGCTCCAGAAGCTCAAGCTCTACAACGGCAAGACGCTCCCCAACTTCACCGAAGACAACATCAAGGAGCTGCGCAAGGAGAGCATCCGCGAGGGCCTGGAGGGCATCTCCCCCCGCTACATCCAGGACAAGATCTCCAACGCCCTGGTGAGCGACAAGGGCGAGGGCTGCATCAACCCCTTCATGGTCCTCAACGAGCTGGAGGCGGGGCTCAAGACGCACTCGCTCATCAGCACCGAGGACGCGCGCAAGCGGATGAAGGAACTGCTCACGTCGGTGAAGCAGGAGTACGAGGACATCGTCAAGAACGAGGTCCAGCGCGCCATCTCCGCCGACGAGGATGCCATCGGCAAGCTGTGCGGCAACTACATCGACAACATCAAGGCCTACACCCAGAAGGAGAAGGTCAAGAACAAGTACACCGGCCTCTACGAGGAGCCGGATGAGCGCTTGATGCGAGCCATCGAGGAGAAGATAGACATTCCCGACAGCCGCAAGGACGACTTCCGCCGCGAAATCATGAACTACATCGGCGCGCTGGCGGTGGAAGGAAAGACCTTCAACTACCGGACGAACGAGCGGCTCCACAAGGCGCTGGAGCTCAAGCTGTTCGAGGACCAGAAGGACAGCATCAAGCTGAAGAACCTCGTGTCATCCGTCGTGGACAAGGAGACCCAGGAGAAGATCGACCTGGTCAAGGACCGGATGATGAAGAACTACGGCTATTGCGAAATCTGCTCCACGGACGTGCTGAACTTCGTGGCCAGCATCTTCGCCCGAGGCGACGCGAAGGAGTAA
- a CDS encoding ArnT family glycosyltransferase: MATAPTSVSHPSSPTPSLAAVPSPTPEPSTRWLVGMLLVVALLPRLLVFVANENLYGDAVVRTELAERWLRAPHLITAYGDGAYQFGPLHVYLVGAALSVLDREVAGRAVSLLFGVLSVVPLFALTRRLFGWRAGVVAGLSFAAWGMHLQFSTTAGSEAVSLFFMLAAFALYAEGVDENRFLPLFQAALMLNLACALRYDAWMYIPLLSVALLFSSQDKVASVTRAVGFGLACLPFPLLWMQGNELMHGDPFFPLKAVEDFHRGWVLSSAGSGLAIGWRVQQLFFWPGVALLTLSPGVALLGMWGMVKAWKQRPDTRWLVAAAVLPTLYFTFRAAVLANFVPLGRFTVTQLSVLPVFVAVGFGALMAARGEGARKVLAGVTAVLAVVLPLAVGLYTFRADGRFQDTLRPVSPTSTNPRPVMQVADFVKAEVAAKGSSLALDDDPSYMDLQVAFFSGLPEERIARVRWDTFRKLMAEARPEVLVRFDQGALVKDPGVKLEGRTLTLDGVAYEELDGFSAPLHVYRRRP; this comes from the coding sequence ATGGCGACCGCCCCTACTTCCGTCTCTCATCCATCGTCCCCCACGCCGAGCCTGGCGGCGGTTCCTTCACCCACGCCCGAGCCGAGCACGCGCTGGTTGGTGGGGATGCTGTTGGTGGTGGCCCTGTTGCCGCGCCTGCTGGTGTTCGTGGCGAACGAGAACCTCTACGGCGACGCGGTGGTGCGCACGGAGCTGGCGGAGCGGTGGCTGCGCGCGCCGCACCTCATCACCGCGTACGGCGATGGCGCCTACCAGTTCGGCCCCCTGCACGTGTACCTGGTGGGCGCGGCCTTGTCCGTGCTGGACAGGGAGGTGGCGGGCCGCGCGGTGAGCCTGTTGTTCGGCGTGCTGTCGGTGGTGCCGTTGTTCGCGCTGACGCGGCGGCTGTTCGGCTGGCGCGCGGGCGTGGTGGCCGGCTTGTCGTTCGCCGCGTGGGGCATGCATCTGCAGTTCTCCACCACGGCGGGCAGCGAGGCGGTGTCCCTGTTCTTCATGCTGGCGGCGTTCGCGCTGTACGCGGAAGGGGTGGACGAGAACCGCTTCCTGCCCCTGTTCCAGGCGGCGCTGATGCTCAACCTCGCCTGTGCCCTGCGCTACGACGCGTGGATGTACATCCCGTTGCTGAGCGTGGCGCTGCTGTTCAGCAGCCAGGACAAGGTGGCGTCCGTGACGCGCGCGGTGGGCTTCGGCCTGGCGTGCCTGCCGTTCCCCTTGCTGTGGATGCAGGGCAACGAGCTGATGCACGGTGACCCGTTCTTCCCGCTGAAGGCCGTGGAGGACTTCCACCGGGGCTGGGTGCTGTCGTCGGCGGGCTCGGGTCTTGCCATCGGATGGCGGGTGCAACAGCTGTTCTTCTGGCCCGGGGTGGCGCTCCTGACGTTGTCGCCAGGGGTGGCGCTGTTGGGGATGTGGGGGATGGTGAAGGCGTGGAAGCAGCGGCCGGACACGCGCTGGCTGGTGGCGGCGGCGGTGCTGCCCACGCTGTACTTCACGTTCCGGGCGGCGGTGCTCGCGAACTTCGTTCCGCTGGGGCGCTTCACGGTGACGCAGCTGTCGGTGCTGCCGGTGTTCGTGGCGGTGGGCTTCGGGGCGCTGATGGCCGCGCGGGGTGAGGGCGCTCGCAAGGTGCTGGCGGGGGTGACGGCGGTGCTCGCGGTGGTGCTGCCCCTGGCGGTGGGCCTGTACACCTTCCGCGCGGACGGGCGGTTCCAGGACACGCTCAGGCCGGTGAGCCCCACGTCGACCAATCCCCGGCCCGTGATGCAGGTGGCGGACTTCGTGAAGGCCGAGGTGGCCGCCAAGGGCAGCTCCCTGGCCCTGGATGACGACCCCAGCTACATGGACCTCCAGGTGGCGTTCTTCTCCGGCCTGCCCGAGGAGCGCATCGCGCGCGTGCGGTGGGACACGTTCCGGAAGCTGATGGCGGAGGCTCGGCCGGAGGTGCTGGTGCGCTTCGACCAGGGCGCCCTGGTGAAGGACCCTGGCGTGAAGCTGGAGGGGCGCACGCTGACGCTGGATGGCGTGGCCTACGAGGAGCTGGACGGCTTCTCGGCGCCGCTGCACGTCTATCGCCGCCGGCCGTAG
- a CDS encoding serine/threonine-protein kinase: MSLLEGRLETGARVHIHRHAAECPACRALLVAAVRSEGVPSDAALESSWLGGRMQVLGGSWKPPTEVDEFRLVRLLGRGGMGAVYLAHDTSLDRLVALKLSVALQPDTSTLESFAVEARAIARIKHPNVVTVFRAGEVQGRPYLVYEYVDGKSLAELRLPLPWRYVLDIAVGLSRGLRAAHQRGVLHRDLKPGNAILDADGTVKLLDFGLAAFVGADRHAPEAVQGVVGTPRYLAPELWSGAEATPQSDLYALGLLLYELCTGGLPRTPGPLSRMPGGTEPQVRCGALVERVPGMEPEFARAIERCLAEDPLERFTRAEALCGVLERLCAPPGPADAVFPAPRPEHGARPWGAHSTL; this comes from the coding sequence GTGTCACTTCTGGAAGGGAGGTTGGAGACGGGGGCGCGGGTCCACATCCATCGTCACGCCGCCGAGTGTCCCGCGTGCCGAGCGCTCCTGGTCGCCGCCGTGAGAAGCGAGGGTGTCCCGTCCGACGCGGCCCTGGAGTCCTCGTGGCTGGGCGGGCGGATGCAAGTCTTGGGGGGAAGCTGGAAGCCTCCCACGGAGGTGGATGAGTTCCGGCTGGTGCGGCTGTTGGGGCGAGGAGGCATGGGGGCCGTCTACCTGGCGCATGACACGTCGTTGGACCGGCTGGTGGCGCTCAAGCTGAGCGTCGCGCTCCAGCCGGACACGAGCACGCTGGAGAGCTTCGCCGTGGAGGCGCGAGCGATTGCGCGCATCAAGCACCCCAATGTCGTCACGGTGTTCCGCGCGGGAGAGGTCCAGGGCCGGCCGTACCTGGTCTACGAGTATGTGGATGGCAAGAGCCTGGCGGAGCTGCGCCTGCCGTTGCCGTGGCGATATGTGTTGGACATCGCGGTGGGGCTGTCCCGAGGGCTTCGGGCGGCGCACCAGCGCGGCGTGCTGCACCGGGACCTGAAGCCGGGCAACGCCATCCTGGACGCGGACGGCACCGTCAAGCTGCTCGACTTCGGCCTCGCCGCGTTCGTCGGGGCGGATCGCCACGCTCCCGAGGCCGTGCAGGGCGTGGTGGGGACACCGCGCTACCTGGCGCCCGAGCTCTGGTCGGGCGCGGAGGCGACGCCCCAGAGCGACCTCTACGCGCTGGGGCTGCTCCTGTACGAGCTGTGCACGGGCGGACTGCCCCGCACCCCGGGCCCGCTGTCCCGGATGCCGGGGGGCACGGAGCCGCAGGTCCGGTGCGGGGCGCTGGTGGAGCGTGTTCCCGGCATGGAGCCGGAGTTCGCGCGGGCCATCGAGCGCTGCCTCGCGGAGGACCCGCTCGAGCGCTTCACCCGGGCGGAGGCGCTGTGTGGGGTGCTGGAGCGGCTGTGCGCGCCGCCTGGGCCCGCGGACGCGGTGTTCCCCGCCCCCAGGCCCGAGCACGGGGCCCGGCCCTGGGGCGCGCACAGCACGCTCTGA
- a CDS encoding SpoVR family protein, producing MPKSLTPRLAALRDEIHGYAKEFGLDFFDTVFEMVSYDEMNMVAAYGGFPTRYPHWRWGMEYEQLAKGYEYGLSKIYELVINNDPCYAYLMESNPEVDQKLVMAHVYGHCDFFKNNFSFRHTNRRMIDEMANHATRVRRWVDKIGVEKVEDFIDRTLSLENLIDQHSPHIRRNPDPRRAEDELKANERVEGFKVGREYMRGYINPSEFLDSQRKKVEEEKQRAKKFPERPQRDVLLFLLEEAPLEPWESDILAILREEAHYFAPQGQTKIMNEGWASYWHSTIMTRRALRDDEIIDYADHHSGTMGTRPGAINPYKLGIELWRDIEERWNKGRFGKEWDECDDLRARRSWDKKLGAGREKIFEVRKHYNDITFIDTFLTPEFAMEQKLFVYGFNDKRNSWEILDREFRKVKSKLLQGLTNFGQPIIEVVDGNHENRGELLLAHKHDGQDLKGDYARETLRNLQSLWRRPVNIITRYDNKSVMLRFDGTNHTEKKVEL from the coding sequence ATGCCCAAGAGCCTCACACCCCGTCTCGCCGCCTTGAGGGATGAAATCCACGGCTATGCGAAGGAGTTCGGCCTGGACTTCTTCGACACCGTCTTCGAGATGGTGTCCTACGACGAGATGAACATGGTGGCCGCCTACGGCGGCTTTCCCACCCGCTATCCCCACTGGCGCTGGGGCATGGAGTACGAGCAGCTCGCCAAGGGCTACGAGTACGGGCTGAGCAAGATATACGAGCTCGTCATCAACAATGACCCCTGCTACGCCTACTTGATGGAGAGCAACCCGGAGGTGGACCAGAAGCTGGTCATGGCCCACGTGTACGGACACTGCGACTTCTTCAAGAACAACTTCTCCTTCCGGCACACCAACCGGCGGATGATTGATGAGATGGCCAACCACGCCACCCGCGTGCGGCGGTGGGTGGACAAGATTGGCGTGGAGAAGGTCGAGGACTTCATCGACCGCACGCTGAGCCTCGAGAACCTCATCGACCAGCACTCACCACACATCCGCCGCAACCCGGACCCTCGGCGCGCGGAGGACGAGCTCAAGGCCAACGAGCGCGTGGAGGGCTTCAAGGTCGGCCGCGAGTACATGCGCGGCTACATCAACCCGTCGGAGTTCCTGGACTCCCAGCGCAAGAAGGTGGAGGAGGAGAAGCAGCGGGCGAAGAAGTTCCCCGAGCGCCCCCAGCGCGACGTGCTGCTCTTCCTCCTCGAAGAGGCGCCGCTGGAGCCGTGGGAGTCGGACATCCTCGCGATTCTCCGGGAAGAGGCGCACTACTTCGCGCCCCAGGGCCAGACGAAGATCATGAACGAGGGCTGGGCCAGCTACTGGCACTCCACCATCATGACCCGCCGCGCCCTGCGCGATGATGAAATCATCGACTACGCGGACCACCACTCGGGCACCATGGGCACCCGCCCTGGCGCCATCAATCCCTACAAGCTGGGCATCGAGCTGTGGCGCGACATCGAGGAGCGGTGGAACAAGGGCCGCTTCGGCAAGGAATGGGACGAGTGCGATGACTTGCGCGCCCGCCGCTCCTGGGACAAGAAGCTGGGCGCGGGCCGGGAGAAGATCTTCGAGGTCCGCAAGCACTACAACGACATCACCTTCATCGACACGTTCCTGACGCCCGAGTTCGCGATGGAGCAGAAGCTCTTCGTGTATGGCTTCAATGACAAGCGCAACTCGTGGGAGATTCTGGACCGCGAGTTCCGCAAGGTGAAGAGCAAGCTGTTGCAGGGGCTCACCAACTTCGGCCAGCCCATCATCGAAGTGGTGGACGGCAACCACGAGAACCGGGGCGAGCTGCTCCTCGCGCACAAGCACGACGGCCAGGACCTCAAGGGCGACTACGCCCGCGAGACGCTGCGCAACCTCCAGTCCCTCTGGCGCCGCCCCGTCAACATCATCACCCGCTATGACAACAAGAGCGTGATGCTGCGCTTCGACGGGACGAACCACACGGAGAAGAAGGTGGAGCTGTAG
- a CDS encoding S8 family serine peptidase, giving the protein MRPHHSLAHRARAVAFRTLSLLGALALGGSACGERPASGEPASPGVETVKLARLSRAPESLRVPGEYVVVFTQGLSGGALTAAADSLSRAGGTNALLHRYSLIPGFTARLDDAQLDRLRRDPGVAYIEENRHVFLKSAVPSPSDGIDRVDQRQGRDGQYNDYENTGAGVHVYVLDTGLNTEHSEFIGRVGSSASFVFDGFGVEDCHGHGTHVASTAVGTQYGMAKQATLHPIRILNCIGRATWGTIIAGLDFVRMDCPRQDGPCVANLSLSGEFFQPVNQAAAALVDAGIPVVVAAGNSNIDACAESPGSEPKVINVGAVDDNDKRALFSNWGTCVDLFAPGVSILGAWAGDAVATNLDDGTSMAAPHVTGAVAQYLEGHRTATPAQVAVNLKGAATLGCVDDPMGAPNSLLFSDLSQGNYQCVADPHSCKGLCGGAATGCFCDPTCLEFNDCCPDFQQVCQ; this is encoded by the coding sequence ATGCGGCCTCACCACAGCCTCGCCCACCGCGCTCGCGCGGTGGCGTTCCGAACCCTGTCCCTGCTGGGCGCGCTCGCGCTCGGTGGAAGCGCCTGTGGAGAGCGGCCCGCCTCGGGTGAGCCGGCCTCTCCGGGGGTTGAGACGGTGAAGCTCGCGCGACTGAGCCGCGCGCCGGAGTCGCTGCGTGTGCCCGGCGAGTACGTGGTGGTCTTCACCCAGGGCCTCTCGGGAGGCGCCCTCACCGCCGCCGCGGACTCCCTCTCCCGCGCGGGAGGCACCAACGCGCTCCTGCACCGCTACTCCCTCATCCCGGGCTTCACTGCGCGCCTGGATGACGCGCAGCTCGACCGGCTGCGACGGGACCCCGGTGTCGCGTACATCGAGGAGAACCGGCACGTCTTCCTGAAGAGCGCGGTGCCCAGCCCGTCGGATGGAATCGACCGCGTGGACCAGCGCCAGGGGCGCGACGGCCAATACAACGACTACGAGAACACGGGCGCCGGGGTCCACGTGTACGTGCTCGACACGGGCCTCAACACGGAGCACTCGGAGTTCATCGGCCGGGTCGGCTCCTCGGCGTCGTTCGTCTTCGACGGCTTCGGCGTGGAGGACTGCCACGGCCACGGCACGCACGTCGCCAGCACCGCGGTGGGGACGCAGTACGGCATGGCGAAGCAGGCCACCCTCCACCCCATCCGCATCCTCAACTGCATCGGCCGCGCGACGTGGGGCACCATCATCGCGGGCCTGGACTTCGTCCGGATGGACTGCCCCCGGCAGGATGGGCCCTGTGTCGCCAACCTGAGCCTGTCCGGTGAGTTCTTCCAGCCCGTCAACCAGGCCGCCGCGGCCCTGGTGGACGCGGGCATCCCCGTGGTCGTCGCCGCGGGCAACAGCAACATCGACGCCTGCGCCGAGTCCCCCGGAAGCGAGCCCAAGGTCATCAACGTGGGCGCGGTCGACGACAACGACAAGCGGGCCCTCTTCTCCAACTGGGGCACCTGCGTGGACCTCTTCGCCCCTGGCGTGAGCATCCTGGGCGCGTGGGCCGGCGACGCGGTGGCGACGAACCTCGACGACGGCACCTCCATGGCCGCCCCGCATGTCACGGGCGCCGTGGCCCAGTACCTGGAAGGCCACCGCACCGCCACGCCCGCGCAAGTCGCCGTGAACCTCAAGGGCGCGGCCACGCTGGGCTGCGTGGACGACCCGATGGGCGCGCCCAACTCGCTGCTCTTCAGCGACCTGAGCCAGGGCAACTACCAATGTGTCGCCGACCCTCACAGCTGCAAGGGATTGTGTGGCGGGGCCGCGACGGGCTGCTTCTGCGACCCGACATGTCTGGAGTTCAACGACTGCTGTCCTGACTTCCAGCAGGTCTGCCAGTGA
- a CDS encoding sigma-70 family RNA polymerase sigma factor, translating into MFAPLFLAHAGCRGLGDNASEDLEPLLVRFWRAGCERWPDIALAPDTFIRHLALHFPRRTTPAEWESLLTQFVPGDLYLACACAQSLPAALAAFERHHMSGVGAALAHMRLPSSVVDEIRQRVRERLLVRTDTAPRIAEYSGRGTLSNWVRVVSLRTALSLLRKPHEEGSLSDALLELVPSPDADPEVETIQRRYQDEFRRALEDAFAILPSEHRYLLRLHFVDRLSTTKLAPLFNVNQSTVSRWLQSAQQAVHDETRRLLMERLDLSSQEVTSLLRTVESHIHLSLSRILNETIHSK; encoded by the coding sequence GTGTTCGCACCGTTATTTCTCGCGCATGCGGGCTGCCGAGGCCTGGGTGACAACGCCTCGGAAGACCTCGAGCCTCTCCTGGTCCGCTTCTGGCGAGCGGGCTGTGAGCGATGGCCAGACATTGCCCTGGCACCTGATACCTTCATCCGCCACCTCGCCCTGCACTTCCCTCGGCGCACCACGCCAGCCGAATGGGAGTCATTGCTTACCCAGTTCGTTCCCGGTGACTTGTATCTCGCGTGTGCATGCGCACAGAGCCTTCCCGCCGCGCTGGCCGCCTTCGAGCGCCATCACATGTCAGGGGTGGGCGCGGCGCTCGCGCACATGCGGCTGCCCTCCTCGGTGGTGGATGAGATCCGCCAGCGGGTGAGGGAGCGGCTGCTGGTGCGCACCGACACGGCGCCTCGAATCGCGGAGTACTCGGGCCGGGGGACGCTCTCCAACTGGGTGCGTGTCGTCTCGCTGCGCACGGCGCTGAGCCTTTTGCGAAAGCCTCACGAGGAAGGCTCGCTCAGCGACGCCCTCCTGGAGCTGGTGCCCTCCCCCGACGCGGACCCCGAGGTGGAGACCATCCAGCGGCGCTACCAGGATGAGTTCCGCCGCGCCCTGGAGGACGCCTTCGCCATCCTCCCCAGCGAGCACCGCTACCTCCTGCGCCTGCACTTCGTGGACAGGCTCTCCACCACCAAGCTGGCACCGCTCTTCAATGTCAACCAGTCCACGGTCTCCCGGTGGCTGCAGAGCGCCCAGCAGGCCGTCCACGACGAGACCCGACGGCTCCTCATGGAGCGGCTGGACCTCTCCTCACAGGAAGTCACCAGCCTGTTGCGCACCGTCGAAAGCCATATCCATCTCAGCCTCAGCCGCATTCTCAATGAAACTATTCACTCCAAGTAA
- a CDS encoding DUF444 family protein translates to MTLKIHQDHSRFKQIVRGKIKANLRKYVQKGEMIGKKGKDAISIPIPFIDIPRFKYGHKEQGGVGQGDGEVGQQLGPGAVEPGDGHQAGQGEGDHALEVDVTLEELAQILGEELQLPHIERRHNEKIITQKIRYTGINTTGPESLRHFKRTFKQALRRQIAAGTYDPARPVIIPTREDRRYRSYKLQDLPETNAVIIYMMDVSGSMGDEQKEIVRIESFWLDTWLRHQYKGLEARYIIHDAVAREVDRDTFFHTRESGGTMISSAYKLCRDIIQADYPKSAWNIYPFHFSDGDNWSADDTRQCIEMLRNDVLPNVNQFAYGQVESPYGSGQFIKDLREAVGDTPNVALSEIADKDAIYASIKDFLGKGR, encoded by the coding sequence GTGACCTTGAAGATCCACCAGGACCATTCCCGCTTCAAACAGATTGTCCGCGGGAAGATAAAGGCCAATCTGCGCAAGTACGTGCAGAAGGGGGAGATGATTGGAAAGAAGGGCAAGGATGCCATCAGCATCCCCATTCCCTTCATCGACATCCCCCGCTTCAAGTACGGCCACAAGGAGCAGGGAGGCGTCGGACAAGGGGATGGAGAGGTGGGCCAGCAGCTCGGCCCCGGGGCGGTGGAGCCCGGGGATGGGCACCAGGCCGGCCAGGGCGAGGGAGACCACGCCCTGGAGGTGGACGTCACGCTGGAGGAGCTGGCGCAAATCCTGGGCGAGGAGCTCCAGCTCCCCCACATCGAGCGGCGCCACAACGAGAAGATCATCACCCAGAAGATTCGCTACACCGGCATCAACACCACCGGTCCCGAGTCCCTGCGCCACTTCAAGCGCACCTTCAAGCAGGCCCTGCGGCGTCAAATCGCCGCCGGCACGTATGACCCCGCCCGTCCCGTCATCATCCCCACGCGCGAGGACCGCCGCTACCGCAGCTACAAGCTCCAGGACCTGCCGGAGACCAACGCGGTCATCATCTACATGATGGACGTGTCCGGCTCGATGGGCGACGAGCAGAAGGAGATCGTCCGCATCGAGAGCTTCTGGCTCGATACGTGGCTGCGCCACCAGTACAAGGGCCTGGAGGCGCGCTACATCATCCACGACGCGGTGGCGCGCGAGGTGGACCGCGACACCTTCTTCCACACCCGCGAGTCCGGCGGGACGATGATCTCCAGCGCCTACAAGCTCTGCCGCGACATCATCCAGGCGGACTACCCCAAGAGCGCGTGGAACATCTACCCGTTCCACTTCAGCGACGGCGACAACTGGAGCGCGGACGACACGCGCCAGTGCATCGAGATGCTGCGCAACGACGTGCTGCCCAACGTCAACCAGTTCGCCTACGGCCAGGTGGAGTCGCCCTACGGCAGCGGCCAGTTCATCAAGGACTTGCGCGAGGCGGTGGGGGACACGCCCAACGTCGCGCTCAGCGAAATCGCGGACAAGGACGCCATCTACGCCTCCATCAAGGACTTCCTCGGCAAGGGACGCTGA